The stretch of DNA CATTTGGTGCGTTTATTTTCAACTGATTTTTGCCAAGCTCCAAAATTTCTTGTTGTATCAGTTGTCCTGTAATATTGTACACCAATAACCTTGCTTCTTCTACCAAAGATTCCACTGTAACTTGTCCCTCGTTTGGATTGGGATAAATCTGAATGAAGGAAGCTAAATCATTGGAATTAGCTTTTTTGTTACTTTGAGAATCTTCCTTATGGGGTATTCTATCAATTGCAGTTTGATTCAGCATTGCCAATAGACTTTCTGCATATACACTGCCATAGTTATTTGCTTGTGCAATGTTCTCTACAGTCTGCAATTCTGAACTTGTCATTTCTGTATATTTTCTACCACTTACTTTCACATCAATCAACAATTGGTAAAATTGAAGATAGGAAGCATCGTAAACACATTTCAAACTGTTGCCAAAATTGGAAATTGTACCGATTACTTCGACATCCTTGATTGGCAAAGTCTTGAAACTTTGGCAACGGTTGAAAACCTTGGTGTGTCCTGAATGCTCATAGAGCAATGCTATCATTGAGATGGAGGAAACGACCCTCCGAAGGCTACTTACAGGAGTCGCCTTCAAACCACCTTCGGGTGCTTTAACTGTGAAGTTAAGGTACTGAGCGCAGAAGGAAAAGGCTATTGGCTAAATAGTCAGGTAAGTATGAAAGAGCTGAACGCAAGTGAACCACTGATGAAGCATCGAAACAACCAACCGACCTCGTCAAAAGCGAAAATCAGGGTCATTTCGTGATAACTTTAGCGGCAACCTGTTTACTGGCTAAAGGGTGAGCGGTGTATAAGTGGCAGGACTTTCATATAGGCTCAATGATGGAACAGGAGAGACGAACATCTATGACAATACTCTGAGAAAGAGTAAGATGTTCGAGTCGGACTATGTCATAGTAGTGTTGAAGATTCTGTAATGGGATTGGAGCGAAGGGCATAGCTCATTTACGTTTTAATATTTTAACAACCTCAAAAAAAAAAAAAAAAAAAAAGGAAGGATTAGGATGGTTAAAACAAAGTCACAGCCTATTACCAAACAGATGGTATGGGCAGCGTATAAACGAGTGAAGACGAATCAAGGCGGTTCAGGAGTGGATGGAATGAGTTTATCTGATTTAGAGACAGACTTATCCAACCAACTGTATAAACTATGGAATCGACTGAGCTCAGGTAGTTACTTTCCACCTCCTGTCAAAGAGGTGGAAATACCGAAAGGAAATGGCAAAACACGTAAGTTGGGTATACCCACGGTTTTAGACCGCATCGCCCAACAGGTAGTTAAAGACCATTTAGAACCAAAGATAGAACCTTGTTTTCACAACAGTTCTTATGGCTATCGCCCGAATCGCTCTGCACATGCAGCGATTGGAGTAGCTAAAGAGCATTGTTGGAGATTAGATTGGGTGATTGACTTGGATATAAAGGGTTTCTTTGATGAACTGAATCATGAGCTGTTGTTTAAGGCACTGTATCGTCATACGGACGAGAAATGGGTGTTGATGTATATAGATAGATGGCTAAAGGCGAGTGTAATCACAAAAGATGGCACGAAGCGAGAGCGAACGAAAGGTACACCTCAAGGAGGTGTTATTAGTCCCTTATTAGCCAATCTATATTTGCATTATGGATTTGATAAATGGATGGAAAAGCAATTCCCAAGTTTATCATTTGAAAGATATGCAGATGACATCATTGTTCACTGTCAAAGTGAGCGACAAGCTGAATATGTGTTGAGTCAAATTCGGGAACGACTACAAGCCTGTAAACTTGAATTACATCCCGACAAAACCAAGATAGTGTATTGTCGAGACAGTAATCGCAAGCAATCAACAGACAAACCCATGCAGTTTACTTTTCTGGGCTATGATTTCAAAG from Chitinophagales bacterium encodes:
- a CDS encoding T9SS type A sorting domain-containing protein, yielding MIALLYEHSGHTKVFNRCQSFKTLPIKDVEVIGTISNFGNSLKCVYDASYLQFYQLLIDVKVSGRKYTEMTSSELQTVENIAQANNYGSVYAESLLAMLNQTAIDRIPHKEDSQSNKKANSNDLASFIQIYPNPNEGQVTVESLVEEARLLVYNITGQLIQQEILELGKNQLKINAPNGTYFFKIESEEQSVSHKVIISQ
- the ltrA gene encoding group II intron reverse transcriptase/maturase; this encodes MVKTKSQPITKQMVWAAYKRVKTNQGGSGVDGMSLSDLETDLSNQLYKLWNRLSSGSYFPPPVKEVEIPKGNGKTRKLGIPTVLDRIAQQVVKDHLEPKIEPCFHNSSYGYRPNRSAHAAIGVAKEHCWRLDWVIDLDIKGFFDELNHELLFKALYRHTDEKWVLMYIDRWLKASVITKDGTKRERTKGTPQGGVISPLLANLYLHYGFDKWMEKQFPSLSFERYADDIIVHCQSERQAEYVLSQIRERLQACKLELHPDKTKIVYCRDSNRKQSTDKPMQFTFLGYDFKARKSKNSRDNRVFYSFTPAISNKAKQRIIKELRQLGIQRRTGTTIYGLAKMLNRKLEGWINYYGRYRKSVMWKIFSVLNIRLIRWARNTYKRFKGSWRKAHKALKQLQKRQPNLFVHWRHGYTI